A genomic window from Leptospira stimsonii includes:
- a CDS encoding apolipoprotein N-acyltransferase has protein sequence MFYRFVPLDSFRYRLLLCFGVGFGVLFGLSPFSFLSAGIVASVSALSLFLSLNRGSLWKAFLWLLLLSQILNFTTFLWIPGSVSRISGTGPFVSFVFFLFYGLISHFKFVPFYIIFRFSNIQNTSKTWNLILFPAAGTLADLITFQIFPWYWGNLVSGSIVFEQFASLLGVYGLSFLLLFISSTLSFSIAHFRNRKSNEFKILLVSFIAIFIVYGYGLYKIGFVSDSLVPGETKVLSVVMIQPDTSPGTKDLQNDEIFLASTMSRILSLVLQGSMSAEKPPSLIILPESAIPFHGTIPSKENQEEHIYSSTMEGVILYLSKHTGADVLFNELNLEDGKLRNQISLFKNLDGITERYNKRRLLAFGEYLPWESKFPFLRKTFQETSRYVPGDSPKLLTGTIKKNSRQVSPPDRHDLDQLKTPERMKVEFSSPELQTEKIKNLEYSYSILPLLCYEAMFTDLVLDYFDSKERPDLLINLTNDSWFDSELEANQHSGTVRLRAIETGIPMIRSTVSGITDVWDARGISLITPVGFHETAIRTFSIQLNPSAATFYTRIGNSFLWIVCSLIILLRLTITFRSGRKV, from the coding sequence ATGTTTTATCGATTCGTTCCCTTAGACTCGTTTCGCTACCGACTTCTACTTTGTTTTGGAGTCGGTTTCGGCGTCCTTTTTGGACTTTCCCCCTTTTCCTTTCTCAGCGCCGGAATCGTAGCTTCGGTTTCGGCATTATCCTTGTTTCTTTCTCTCAATCGAGGATCCTTATGGAAGGCATTTCTTTGGCTTTTACTCCTTTCCCAAATTCTAAACTTCACAACTTTCTTATGGATTCCCGGATCGGTTTCTAGGATCTCGGGAACCGGTCCCTTCGTTTCGTTTGTATTCTTCCTTTTTTACGGGTTGATTTCGCATTTCAAATTCGTTCCTTTTTATATTATTTTCCGTTTTTCGAATATTCAAAATACGTCAAAAACCTGGAATTTGATTTTGTTTCCGGCCGCAGGAACATTGGCTGATCTGATCACCTTTCAGATATTTCCTTGGTATTGGGGGAATTTGGTTTCCGGTTCGATCGTTTTCGAGCAGTTCGCTTCCCTCCTGGGCGTTTACGGTTTGAGTTTTCTTTTACTTTTTATCTCATCGACTCTTTCTTTTTCGATCGCACATTTCAGGAATCGAAAATCGAATGAGTTTAAAATTCTTTTGGTTTCCTTCATCGCGATATTTATCGTTTACGGTTACGGTTTGTATAAAATCGGATTTGTTTCCGATTCATTGGTCCCCGGAGAAACAAAAGTTCTTTCGGTCGTAATGATCCAACCGGATACTTCTCCCGGAACAAAGGATCTTCAAAATGACGAAATCTTTCTTGCAAGTACGATGAGTAGGATTCTATCGCTTGTGCTCCAAGGAAGTATGTCTGCGGAAAAACCTCCTTCGCTTATCATTCTTCCGGAATCCGCCATTCCGTTTCACGGAACGATTCCTTCCAAAGAGAATCAGGAGGAACACATTTATTCCTCCACGATGGAAGGTGTGATCTTATATTTATCAAAACATACCGGTGCGGACGTTCTTTTCAACGAATTGAATCTGGAAGATGGAAAACTGAGAAATCAAATCTCCCTATTTAAAAACTTGGATGGGATCACCGAACGTTATAATAAAAGAAGACTCTTGGCTTTCGGAGAATATCTTCCTTGGGAATCTAAGTTCCCATTCTTACGAAAAACGTTCCAAGAAACTTCTCGTTACGTTCCGGGAGATTCCCCCAAACTTCTGACAGGAACGATTAAAAAAAACAGCCGGCAAGTTTCACCTCCTGACAGACACGACCTTGATCAGCTTAAAACTCCGGAAAGGATGAAAGTAGAATTCTCCTCTCCCGAACTACAAACGGAGAAAATTAAGAATTTAGAATATTCTTATTCGATTCTTCCTCTTTTGTGTTACGAAGCTATGTTTACCGATCTCGTACTCGATTACTTCGATTCGAAAGAACGCCCGGATCTTCTGATCAATCTTACCAACGATTCTTGGTTTGATTCGGAATTGGAGGCAAATCAACACTCCGGAACCGTTCGTCTCAGGGCGATCGAAACAGGTATTCCAATGATTCGCTCCACCGTCTCCGGAATTACGGACGTTTGGGATGCGAGAGGGATTTCGCTGATCACTCCGGTCGGCTTTCACGAAACCGCGATCCGCACCTTTTCGATTCAACTCAACCCTTCCGCGGCGACCTTTTATACAAGGATAGGTAATTCCTTTCTATGGATCGTATGTTCGCTTATCATTCTCCTTCGTTTAACGATCACGTTCCGAAGCGGTAGGAAAGTTTGA
- a CDS encoding NAD(P)-dependent oxidoreductase, which yields MQQKRPILYYPEGTTGAKEIFSHLERLDIRSYTPDQLIRLNEEEPEILVANTRLKVNKDAVQKYPTVRIFATVSSGTDHVDFAALKETGRIFLNAPGCNAGSVAEYCFAGLKSRFSDQELKRLRVGMVGHGHTGKEFHKILKSFGVESAFYDPFYKAESVSLREVLSSDIVSYHVPLTKDGSEPTFRSVSESLIDSFKSGTVLINTSRGEIFTPEAFAKLLVRQDIFKICDVFDPEPPTEEFGAVLSKTKNSVFTPHIAGYSQIGRMSGTHRVAEKLSILYGDKTLPPLESFLETEGEFKTETFLLEEDRLLRDSWRNGDSSYFERRRNSYPIRLDWGLV from the coding sequence GTGCAACAAAAAAGACCGATTCTCTATTACCCGGAAGGGACCACGGGGGCGAAGGAGATTTTTTCCCATTTGGAAAGATTGGACATCCGTTCCTATACTCCCGATCAATTGATTCGGTTGAACGAAGAAGAACCGGAGATTCTCGTCGCGAATACGAGGTTGAAAGTAAACAAAGACGCCGTACAAAAATATCCGACGGTAAGAATTTTCGCCACGGTCAGTTCCGGAACCGATCACGTGGATTTTGCGGCGCTAAAAGAAACGGGAAGAATTTTTTTGAACGCACCCGGTTGTAACGCGGGTTCCGTCGCGGAATATTGTTTTGCAGGACTCAAAAGTCGGTTTTCCGATCAGGAATTAAAGCGACTTCGAGTTGGGATGGTCGGTCATGGTCATACAGGAAAAGAATTTCATAAAATTCTAAAGTCTTTCGGAGTAGAATCCGCTTTTTACGATCCATTTTACAAAGCGGAATCCGTTTCTCTTCGGGAAGTTTTGAGTTCCGATATCGTAAGTTATCACGTTCCTCTCACAAAGGACGGCTCAGAGCCGACTTTTCGATCGGTATCGGAATCGTTGATCGATTCTTTCAAATCCGGAACCGTTCTAATCAATACGAGTCGAGGAGAAATTTTTACTCCGGAAGCGTTTGCGAAATTGCTGGTAAGGCAAGACATATTCAAAATATGTGATGTATTTGATCCGGAACCTCCAACTGAAGAATTCGGAGCCGTTTTATCGAAGACGAAAAATTCCGTCTTTACTCCTCATATCGCGGGTTATAGCCAGATCGGAAGAATGAGCGGAACTCATCGTGTCGCAGAAAAGTTATCGATCCTTTACGGGGACAAAACGTTGCCTCCCCTTGAATCCTTTTTAGAAACCGAAGGAGAATTTAAGACGGAAACCTTTCTTTTAGAGGAGGATCGTCTACTACGAGATTCTTGGAGAAACGGGGATTCGAGTTACTTCGAAAGAAGACGCAATTCTTATCCGATACGATTGGACTGGGGTTTAGTTTAA
- a CDS encoding response regulator has protein sequence MKNDAILCVDDEPIILIALKQELKKQFGNEFQYETAINAKEALEVVDELVGNGINVILILSDWRMPGIKGDEFLILVHQKYPKIRSILITGHIDEAAVERVMKEAGTYAVLPKPWDRKQLLDAVKVCCGKN, from the coding sequence ATGAAAAATGACGCTATTCTCTGTGTGGACGACGAGCCGATCATCTTGATCGCGTTGAAACAGGAATTAAAAAAACAATTCGGAAACGAGTTTCAATATGAAACGGCAATCAACGCGAAAGAAGCTCTCGAAGTTGTGGATGAGCTCGTGGGAAACGGGATCAATGTGATCCTCATACTTTCCGACTGGAGAATGCCCGGTATCAAGGGAGACGAATTCTTAATTTTAGTTCATCAAAAATATCCGAAGATCCGTTCCATCTTAATCACGGGACACATCGACGAAGCGGCGGTGGAACGAGTAATGAAAGAAGCAGGAACGTACGCAGTTCTTCCAAAACCCTGGGACCGGAAACAATTGTTGGACGCCGTCAAAGTTTGTTGCGGTAAAAATTAG
- a CDS encoding MBL fold metallo-hydrolase, which yields MKIHRYDSVPDVQEIGDGIFKTEIPQPFYSPNNIYILPDGEPTIIDSGYIENLGLLQRALRKIGLSLSKIKHIIYTHNHLDHMSAALTIRYYTDAKLYAMAGMAAGIDNYVEFVQVFQRAMRRLVYKGHHDNSVRAQELKRVDTGIFEFQDALNNSERVDPFLNFDVELVEGDVIAAGGREIGILYTPGHNRWHLTPYILGEKIYFTGDLVLQNISSIYAEIDGNLYDYHQSLDRLSKLPIRRLLPAHGPEPEDPQRAIKLLSKTLNLLERGVVRRLKENDQDLSTLVLEAMGEKVANSGYYNTALAIMHSLIRKLIDQGQVRIMEVDPPYEKYHWIGGE from the coding sequence ATGAAAATTCACCGATATGATTCCGTACCGGATGTTCAGGAAATCGGTGACGGAATTTTCAAAACCGAGATCCCGCAACCATTCTATTCACCTAACAATATTTATATTCTTCCGGATGGAGAACCCACAATCATCGATTCTGGTTACATAGAGAACCTCGGACTCTTACAAAGGGCTCTCCGAAAAATCGGACTCTCCCTGAGTAAAATCAAACATATCATTTATACTCACAATCATTTGGATCATATGAGTGCCGCATTAACGATTCGATATTATACGGATGCGAAGTTATACGCGATGGCCGGGATGGCGGCGGGTATCGATAACTATGTCGAATTCGTTCAGGTATTCCAGAGAGCGATGAGAAGATTGGTCTATAAAGGACATCATGACAATTCCGTTCGAGCCCAGGAGCTCAAAAGGGTAGATACAGGAATATTCGAATTTCAAGATGCGCTTAACAATTCGGAAAGGGTGGATCCTTTTCTCAATTTCGACGTAGAGCTCGTGGAAGGGGACGTGATCGCGGCGGGTGGAAGAGAGATCGGAATTCTTTACACGCCGGGGCACAATCGTTGGCATCTTACTCCGTATATCCTGGGAGAAAAAATTTATTTTACCGGGGACCTCGTCTTACAAAACATCTCTTCTATTTACGCTGAAATCGACGGCAATCTTTACGACTATCATCAATCCTTGGATCGCCTTTCCAAACTACCTATTCGAAGACTTCTTCCCGCACATGGACCGGAACCCGAAGATCCGCAAAGAGCGATCAAACTCCTTTCCAAAACCCTCAATCTTTTAGAAAGAGGCGTAGTTCGTCGATTGAAAGAGAATGACCAGGATCTTTCCACTCTCGTTTTAGAGGCGATGGGGGAAAAGGTCGCTAATAGCGGATATTATAACACAGCTTTGGCGATTATGCATTCACTGATTCGAAAGTTGATCGATCAGGGGCAGGTTCGAATCATGGAAGTCGATCCTCCTTATGAAAAGTATCATTGGATCGGAGGCGAATAA
- a CDS encoding lipase secretion chaperone yields MKSLQERLTFPAVIALISVILIALIWFVFFSGGVGSKNGSADSETEFTLQRSESGEWILNQAVVDTSRRIFDENGKWLSFEELMQYAATGEVNLVSELWALRRQCPENTGFEQCNEIIRAFIADHYSGKDADYLMKLFSGYLRYETTMREFELPDKLSRAEKYELVKKKRREIFSDNDAKLIFGLEEAEETYRDSLSGFLKETESLNGDKRLERYEEYRKNVYGQYYNTVKTREPKYNTYETEMFLRDKELERMNLSDRNGKTRAIREKYFGKDGADRMDAVYKEIEEREKKEKQTHSEEADWLQKNSNVKGEAREKALMEIRIKNLGKEEAEEYSRRLKYEEEIKKNQN; encoded by the coding sequence ATGAAATCTCTCCAGGAAAGACTTACATTCCCAGCGGTCATCGCATTGATCTCCGTGATTCTCATCGCATTGATTTGGTTCGTTTTTTTTAGCGGAGGAGTCGGTTCGAAGAACGGCTCCGCGGATTCCGAAACCGAATTTACTCTTCAAAGATCCGAATCGGGAGAATGGATCCTGAACCAAGCGGTCGTCGATACTTCCAGAAGAATTTTTGACGAGAACGGAAAATGGCTGAGCTTTGAAGAGCTGATGCAATACGCGGCGACCGGCGAAGTCAATCTTGTATCGGAACTCTGGGCGCTTCGGAGACAATGTCCCGAGAATACGGGCTTCGAACAGTGTAACGAAATCATCCGGGCATTCATCGCAGATCACTACTCCGGTAAGGACGCCGATTATCTGATGAAACTTTTTTCGGGTTACTTGAGATACGAAACCACGATGAGAGAATTCGAACTCCCCGATAAGCTCAGCCGTGCGGAAAAATACGAACTCGTTAAAAAGAAAAGAAGGGAAATTTTCTCGGATAACGACGCTAAGCTGATCTTCGGATTGGAGGAGGCGGAGGAAACGTATAGGGATTCTTTGAGCGGATTTTTAAAAGAAACCGAATCTTTGAACGGCGATAAAAGATTGGAACGATATGAAGAATATCGAAAAAACGTCTACGGTCAGTATTACAATACGGTAAAGACTCGGGAGCCGAAATACAATACCTACGAAACCGAAATGTTCTTACGGGATAAAGAATTGGAAAGAATGAATTTATCCGATCGAAACGGAAAAACGAGGGCGATTCGCGAAAAGTATTTCGGAAAAGACGGAGCCGATCGTATGGACGCGGTTTATAAGGAAATCGAAGAAAGAGAGAAAAAGGAAAAACAAACTCATTCGGAGGAAGCCGACTGGCTCCAGAAGAATTCAAACGTAAAAGGGGAAGCGAGAGAAAAAGCCCTCATGGAAATTCGTATTAAGAACCTCGGAAAAGAAGAAGCGGAAGAATATTCAAGAAGACTTAAATACGAAGAGGAAATAAAGAAAAATCAAAATTGA
- a CDS encoding ribonuclease H-like domain-containing protein — MLEHTFCHLPGIDSVEERQLWERGILNWNDLKDFLKTESVPIKNLILDALEFSKKELERKNFFYFFHVLSAKHHWRLFPDIRQKLLYLDIETTGLASEDRTTMIGTYDGNEYKAYTRGFNLDFFLDNVSPDRIFVSYNGIAFDVPFLEREFNVRFRNNHIDIMFFLRSLGIKGGLKGCEKALGINRPEEAAINGADAVRLWRQYVEYDDTDALRILESYNREDTVNLEILFIKGYNLKIKETPFYGEIIREPGDLRF; from the coding sequence ATGCTCGAGCATACGTTTTGTCATTTACCGGGCATCGATTCGGTCGAAGAAAGACAACTCTGGGAAAGAGGAATTCTCAACTGGAATGATCTAAAGGATTTCTTAAAAACGGAGTCGGTTCCTATCAAGAACCTAATCTTAGACGCATTAGAGTTTTCTAAAAAAGAATTGGAACGGAAAAACTTTTTCTACTTCTTCCATGTTCTTTCCGCAAAACATCACTGGAGACTGTTTCCGGACATTCGTCAAAAGCTTCTCTACTTAGACATCGAAACGACGGGCCTGGCAAGCGAAGACAGAACTACGATGATTGGTACGTATGACGGCAACGAATACAAAGCGTACACGCGGGGGTTCAATCTGGATTTTTTTTTGGACAACGTAAGTCCGGATCGAATTTTTGTTTCGTACAACGGAATCGCATTCGACGTTCCGTTTCTCGAAAGGGAATTCAACGTTCGTTTTAGGAATAATCACATTGATATTATGTTTTTCTTACGTTCCCTCGGGATCAAGGGCGGACTCAAAGGTTGCGAAAAAGCGCTCGGGATCAATAGGCCGGAGGAAGCCGCGATCAACGGGGCCGATGCGGTTCGATTGTGGAGACAATACGTCGAATACGACGATACGGATGCTCTGAGAATTTTGGAAAGTTATAACCGAGAAGACACGGTCAATCTTGAAATCTTGTTCATCAAAGGATACAATCTAAAAATAAAAGAGACTCCCTTCTACGGGGAAATCATTCGAGAACCGGGAGATCTCAGATTTTAG